The following are from one region of the Prevotella communis genome:
- a CDS encoding GTP pyrophosphokinase, translating to MIPKLNPHGEALLQQFREQVPALEQLSKTVYDQLRQVLHEQSVELSAIEYRVKTEQSLAGKLERKGDKYASLEDITDLVGLRIITFYTDDVDKVAAIVQQLYDVDWSNSIDKRKAHELTSFGYNSLHYICRLKEGSAPFEIQMRTALQHVWSAIEHDIGYKGAVKLPPEYRRQFSRLAGMLELADDEFSRLRTTMTDYRRQVQALVKSGKLDEVLLSTDSFSSYLQMHPFNKLNQRIAAVNQAEIFPASLMPYLPILEGFGLETLGDLQRFIDSNGEEAYQLAVSQLAITDLDILAESIGLQNLCLVHILKTGRGRVGLRWFYDTINGTHDSNEMLADMLYEQVASLPFVKK from the coding sequence ATGATACCTAAGCTGAATCCTCACGGAGAGGCACTCCTGCAACAGTTCAGGGAACAGGTGCCTGCTTTGGAACAGTTGTCAAAAACGGTCTACGACCAGTTGAGACAGGTGTTGCATGAGCAGTCTGTGGAACTGAGTGCCATAGAATATCGTGTGAAGACGGAACAGTCGTTGGCTGGGAAACTGGAGCGTAAAGGCGACAAATATGCGTCTTTAGAGGATATCACCGATTTGGTGGGATTACGCATCATCACTTTCTATACGGATGATGTTGACAAGGTGGCTGCTATCGTACAGCAGTTGTATGATGTAGACTGGTCCAACTCTATTGATAAGCGTAAGGCACATGAACTGACGAGTTTCGGTTATAACTCATTGCATTATATCTGTCGACTAAAAGAGGGGAGTGCTCCTTTCGAGATTCAGATGCGTACAGCCTTACAGCATGTGTGGTCAGCGATTGAACATGATATAGGATACAAGGGTGCTGTGAAGCTGCCACCGGAATACCGTCGTCAGTTCAGTAGATTGGCAGGTATGCTGGAACTGGCAGATGATGAGTTCAGCAGGTTGCGTACCACCATGACTGACTACCGCCGACAGGTGCAGGCTTTGGTGAAATCGGGTAAGTTGGATGAGGTGTTGCTAAGCACTGATTCCTTTAGTAGCTATCTGCAGATGCATCCTTTCAATAAGCTGAACCAGCGTATTGCAGCTGTGAATCAGGCTGAGATATTTCCAGCGTCTTTGATGCCGTATCTGCCCATACTCGAGGGCTTTGGATTAGAGACCCTGGGTGATTTGCAGCGCTTTATAGATAGTAATGGTGAGGAGGCTTATCAGTTGGCTGTGTCGCAACTGGCTATCACAGATTTGGATATCCTGGCTGAGAGTATCGGATTACAGAACCTCTGTCTTGTTCATATCCTGAAGACCGGGCGTGGTCGTGTAGGTCTGAGATGGTTCTATGACACGATTAACGGCACACATGATAGCAATGAGATGCTAGCGGATATGTTGTACGAACAAGTGGCTTCACTGCCCTTCGTAAAAAAATAA
- a CDS encoding sodium:solute symporter, whose protein sequence is MWIIVIICIYFAALMFISRLTQRRADNQTFFRAERRSPWYMVAFGMVGASISGVTFVSVPGMVLSSQMTYLQVCLGFIVGYLVVAFVLLPVYYKLNLTSIYMYLGQRLGRQSYQTGAWFFLLSKMVGATIKFYVVCMVLQQFVFEALGVPFMVSVLVLVLLIWLYTRKGGVRTLVFTDVFQTSCLFVALLLIIYMVMLQMDFSLTDVLGALYTDERSRVFEFDDWTSPRYFWKQFLSGAFIVVVMTGLDQDMMQKNLTCRSLREAQKDMCSYGVAFVPVNLLFLTLGVLLAQLFESQDVALPAKGDELLPLYVEHTSSFFHITSYLFVLGIVSASFSSADSALTSLTTSYCVDIKGRAHDEQLRKRSHLIICLLFAVMIIVFHLLNNKSLIDAIYTIVSYTYGPLLGLFVFGLFTKRLVNDRWTPVVCVISPCFCYAIDSMAQILWGYHFGYELLMVNGLLTFLGLWLLSRSAECQSPS, encoded by the coding sequence ATGTGGATAATTGTAATTATATGCATCTATTTTGCTGCTTTGATGTTCATCAGCAGGTTGACTCAGAGACGTGCAGATAATCAGACTTTTTTCCGGGCTGAGCGTCGTTCGCCATGGTACATGGTGGCTTTTGGCATGGTAGGGGCGTCGATATCAGGTGTAACGTTTGTCAGTGTTCCTGGTATGGTGCTCTCGTCGCAGATGACATATCTGCAAGTGTGCCTGGGTTTTATCGTAGGCTATCTCGTTGTGGCGTTTGTGCTGTTGCCTGTCTATTATAAATTGAATCTGACGTCTATCTATATGTATCTGGGACAACGGCTTGGCCGGCAATCCTATCAAACAGGCGCATGGTTCTTTTTATTGTCGAAGATGGTGGGAGCGACCATCAAATTCTATGTGGTATGCATGGTATTGCAGCAGTTCGTCTTTGAAGCATTGGGCGTGCCTTTTATGGTGAGCGTATTGGTTCTTGTACTGTTGATTTGGCTGTATACACGAAAGGGTGGGGTGCGTACGCTTGTGTTTACAGACGTGTTTCAGACATCGTGTCTTTTTGTTGCCTTACTCCTTATTATATATATGGTGATGCTTCAGATGGATTTCTCGCTCACTGATGTGTTGGGAGCGTTATACACGGATGAACGCAGTAGAGTGTTTGAGTTTGATGACTGGACATCCCCGCGCTATTTCTGGAAACAGTTCCTGAGTGGTGCTTTTATCGTGGTTGTGATGACTGGACTGGATCAGGATATGATGCAGAAAAACCTGACTTGCCGGTCATTGCGTGAAGCGCAGAAGGATATGTGTTCCTACGGTGTTGCCTTTGTGCCTGTAAACCTGCTCTTCCTGACATTGGGCGTATTACTGGCACAGCTCTTTGAGAGTCAGGACGTAGCGTTACCTGCAAAGGGAGATGAATTACTTCCTCTATATGTTGAGCATACTTCTTCTTTCTTCCATATAACCTCCTACCTCTTTGTGCTCGGCATCGTGTCGGCTTCCTTCTCCAGTGCCGACTCGGCGCTGACATCGCTCACGACCAGCTATTGCGTGGATATCAAGGGAAGGGCTCATGATGAGCAGCTCAGAAAACGGTCGCATTTGATAATTTGCTTGTTGTTTGCAGTAATGATTATCGTGTTTCATTTGCTGAACAATAAGTCGCTGATAGATGCAATTTATACGATCGTATCGTATACTTATGGTCCTTTGTTGGGACTCTTTGTCTTTGGACTCTTTACAAAACGCTTGGTAAACGATAGGTGGACGCCCGTTGTCTGTGTAATATCACCATGCTTCTGTTATGCTATCGACAGTATGGCACAGATACTTTGGGGATACCATTTCGGATACGAATTACTGATGGTCAACGGGCTGCTGACTTTTCTTGGGCTTTGGCTATTATCTCGCTCGGCTGAATGCCAAAGTCCTTCTTGA
- a CDS encoding glutathione peroxidase codes for MKTVYDFTVKDRKGKDVSLKEYANEVLLIVNTATKCGFTPQYEELEKLYEQYHSQGFEILDFPCNQFGQQAPGTDESIHEFCKLNFGTEFPRFKKVKVNGDDAEPLYKFLQEQKGFAGWDMTHPIAHILDDMLSKADPNYKESADIKWNFTKFLINKKGQVIARFEPTEKIENIAKQIEELLK; via the coding sequence ATGAAAACTGTTTATGATTTTACTGTCAAAGACAGAAAAGGCAAGGACGTTTCGCTGAAAGAGTACGCCAACGAAGTGCTGCTCATCGTAAACACTGCCACAAAGTGCGGTTTTACACCTCAGTATGAAGAACTGGAGAAACTGTACGAACAGTACCATAGTCAGGGCTTCGAGATCCTGGACTTTCCCTGCAACCAGTTTGGCCAGCAGGCTCCCGGAACCGACGAGAGCATTCACGAGTTCTGCAAGCTGAACTTCGGAACAGAATTTCCACGCTTTAAGAAAGTTAAAGTAAACGGCGACGATGCCGAACCACTGTATAAGTTCCTGCAAGAACAAAAGGGTTTTGCCGGTTGGGATATGACCCACCCCATTGCCCATATTCTCGACGATATGTTGTCAAAGGCAGATCCCAACTACAAAGAATCTGCCGACATCAAATGGAATTTCACTAAATTCCTTATCAACAAGAAAGGTCAGGTTATCGCCCGCTTCGAGCCAACTGAGAAAATTGAAAACATTGCCAAGCAGATTGAAGAACTGCTGAAATAA
- a CDS encoding DNA/RNA non-specific endonuclease, translating into MTTLKTLSLKLTLFLSVCLIATSCSDDDDSKVYDLTNSNQNATNIVKEASRLEMPHLKNGCIVLVHSTTHKEGVNFIVEWDADKKAQRWTAYRIHKGQTGSAGYDGRFEEDPDLPTSYRVSDTYSYYKGSGFTRGHICASADRQYSKTANHQTFYYTNMQPQYYMFNAGNEDKYDSPWCRLESKVRNWGRSSGCDTLYIVKGGTIEEDMLLKNSRYPQGKIKGQLPIPKYFFVALLMKTKTTYQAIGFWLEHDNIDHSGDELSKYAMSIDNLEALTGIDFFCNLPDATENEVEKSFATIKWGL; encoded by the coding sequence ATGACGACTCTCAAGACCCTTAGTCTGAAACTAACCTTATTCCTATCGGTATGCCTGATAGCAACATCGTGTAGTGATGATGACGACTCCAAGGTTTACGACTTAACAAACAGCAACCAAAACGCCACAAACATTGTCAAGGAAGCATCTCGTTTGGAGATGCCTCACCTAAAGAATGGCTGTATCGTATTGGTTCATTCTACCACACACAAAGAAGGCGTGAACTTCATCGTTGAATGGGATGCAGACAAAAAAGCCCAGCGATGGACAGCCTATCGTATCCATAAAGGCCAGACGGGCTCTGCAGGATATGATGGCAGATTTGAAGAAGATCCAGACCTGCCCACATCTTACAGAGTTTCAGACACATATAGTTACTATAAAGGTTCTGGCTTTACTCGTGGACACATTTGTGCATCGGCTGACAGACAATATTCAAAGACTGCCAATCACCAGACGTTCTACTACACGAATATGCAGCCCCAGTATTACATGTTTAATGCTGGCAATGAAGACAAATACGACAGTCCTTGGTGCAGATTGGAAAGCAAAGTACGCAACTGGGGACGCAGTAGCGGATGCGACACATTATATATTGTAAAAGGTGGAACCATCGAAGAAGATATGCTACTAAAGAATAGTCGTTATCCACAAGGTAAGATTAAGGGACAACTACCTATTCCTAAGTATTTCTTCGTTGCTCTGCTGATGAAAACCAAGACCACCTATCAGGCCATTGGCTTCTGGCTTGAGCACGACAACATAGACCATTCAGGTGACGAGCTCAGCAAATATGCCATGAGCATAGATAACCTGGAGGCACTTACCGGCATTGACTTCTTCTGTAACCTGCCCGACGCCACAGAGAACGAGGTCGAGAAGTCGTTTGCCACAATCAAATGGGGACTATAA
- a CDS encoding hybrid sensor histidine kinase/response regulator transcription factor — protein MNNEIIMVIIIMTILLVVIGWLVYRRSVKIHHRLQMNEVFTNISHELLTPLTVISASIEKLRAQEPQHTKDYALMELNIERMTRLLQEILETSKSQAGELRLRVSQGDVIAYIRETALSIEPLMYKKGLTFDIQCNPQSMMGWIDTDKVDKIIYNLLSNAAKFTNAQGIVTLKVWTNKDFNQVTIEVSDNGIGIPANRLKHLFHRFYDGDYRWMRVNGTGLGLALTRELVFLHNGTIHCKSEEGKGTTFTVTLPIGKDAFTPSQIDEQHDFDPTKPRKTIIDIRALEDIPEQLVTPTAYEEKEEFYNILLVEDNEELLMLMKTLMSSKYNIQTATNGQQALEIIKTRDLDMIISDVTMPEMDGNELTRLIKSNEDMHHLPVILISAKTSDEARKESMLIGADDFITKPFRLGDLELRINNIIENRKRIVGERAATEEENKDRPLTADEEFILKAKECVMKHLDDSEFDRDTFAAEMGASGSTLYNKLRALTGMNINNYIRTIRMNEAKRLAESQPDIRVSDLAYMVGFKDPKYFATCFKKDFGIQPSEIIAKAQEKSAAR, from the coding sequence ATGAACAACGAAATTATTATGGTCATCATTATTATGACGATTCTACTAGTCGTCATCGGTTGGCTCGTATATAGAAGAAGTGTCAAGATACATCATCGGCTACAGATGAACGAGGTATTTACCAACATTTCCCATGAATTACTGACACCACTCACCGTGATTTCTGCATCCATAGAAAAATTACGCGCTCAGGAACCTCAACACACAAAGGACTATGCTTTGATGGAACTCAATATTGAACGTATGACGCGCCTGCTCCAGGAGATTCTTGAAACGAGCAAGTCGCAAGCGGGAGAGCTAAGACTTCGCGTATCACAAGGAGATGTCATAGCCTATATTCGTGAGACAGCCCTAAGCATTGAACCATTGATGTATAAAAAAGGACTTACTTTCGATATACAATGCAACCCACAGTCCATGATGGGATGGATTGATACCGACAAAGTAGACAAGATTATCTATAACCTCCTGTCAAACGCCGCAAAATTCACAAATGCCCAAGGCATTGTAACCCTCAAGGTATGGACCAACAAAGACTTCAATCAAGTCACCATTGAGGTGAGCGATAATGGAATCGGCATCCCAGCTAACAGGCTCAAACATCTGTTTCATCGCTTCTATGATGGCGATTACCGTTGGATGAGAGTCAACGGCACTGGTCTCGGACTGGCACTCACACGCGAGTTGGTCTTTCTGCACAATGGCACCATCCATTGCAAGAGCGAAGAAGGCAAGGGCACCACTTTCACAGTAACTCTTCCTATCGGCAAAGATGCATTTACGCCCTCACAGATTGACGAACAACACGACTTCGATCCTACCAAACCACGCAAAACCATTATCGATATTCGTGCACTGGAAGACATACCAGAGCAACTTGTGACACCTACTGCCTACGAAGAAAAAGAAGAATTCTATAATATCCTGCTCGTAGAGGACAACGAGGAACTGCTTATGCTGATGAAAACACTCATGAGCAGCAAATATAATATCCAAACAGCCACAAACGGTCAACAGGCTCTGGAGATTATAAAGACCCGGGATCTCGACATGATTATTTCTGACGTGACAATGCCAGAAATGGATGGTAACGAACTGACTCGACTCATCAAGAGTAATGAAGATATGCATCACTTGCCCGTCATCCTTATATCAGCTAAGACCAGTGATGAAGCACGCAAGGAATCAATGCTCATAGGTGCCGATGACTTTATCACCAAACCATTCCGTTTGGGCGACCTCGAACTACGTATCAACAACATTATCGAGAACCGCAAGCGAATTGTAGGAGAAAGAGCTGCTACTGAAGAGGAAAACAAAGACCGTCCACTTACCGCTGACGAGGAATTCATTCTGAAAGCCAAGGAATGCGTGATGAAACATCTGGACGACAGTGAATTCGACCGTGACACCTTTGCTGCAGAAATGGGAGCCTCAGGTTCTACGCTCTATAATAAACTTCGTGCACTGACGGGCATGAATATCAATAACTATATTCGCACCATACGCATGAACGAAGCCAAGCGATTAGCAGAGAGCCAACCCGATATCCGGGTGAGCGACCTCGCCTACATGGTGGGGTTCAAGGATCCCAAATACTTTGCCACCTGCTTCAAGAAGGACTTTGGCATTCAGCCGAGCGAGATAATAGCCAAAGCCCAAGAAAAGTCAGCAGCCCGTTGA
- a CDS encoding TrpB-like pyridoxal phosphate-dependent enzyme has product MSKQKKFILQESEIPTQWYNIQADMPNKPLPPIHPATKQPLGVDDLAHIFPRECCVQELDTEHRWIDIPEDVLEKYKYYRSTPLVRAYALEEALGTPAHIYFKNESTNPLGSHKINSALPQCYYAKQEGTTNVTTETGAGQWGAALSYAAKIYGLDCAVYQVKITMQQKPYRSSIMRTFGAVVEGSPSMSTRAGKDILTKDPTHSGSLGTAISEAVELATTTPNCKYTLGSVLNHVGLHQTIIGLEAEKQMQMAGEYPDIVIGCFGGGSNFGGISFPFMRHNLSGERHTEFIAAEPDSCPKLTRGQFRYDFGDEAGYTPLLPMFTLGHNFKPSNIHAGGLRYHGAGMIISQLIKDGLMHGVDIPQLETFEAGMLFARTEGIIPAPESTHAIAATIREAKKCIETGEEKVILFNLSGHGLIDMPSYEAYIKGDLQNYTVTDEMIAENLAELDNQK; this is encoded by the coding sequence ATGAGCAAACAAAAGAAATTTATCCTTCAGGAAAGTGAGATTCCCACACAGTGGTATAACATCCAGGCCGACATGCCCAACAAGCCTCTGCCTCCTATCCATCCTGCTACCAAGCAGCCCCTTGGCGTTGACGACTTAGCACACATCTTCCCCCGTGAGTGCTGTGTGCAGGAACTCGATACCGAACATCGCTGGATAGATATTCCTGAAGACGTACTGGAGAAGTACAAGTATTACCGCTCTACCCCGCTGGTTCGTGCCTATGCACTTGAAGAGGCACTTGGCACACCCGCCCACATATATTTTAAGAATGAATCTACCAACCCTCTGGGTTCGCACAAAATCAATTCAGCCCTTCCCCAGTGCTACTACGCCAAGCAGGAAGGTACCACAAACGTTACCACAGAGACTGGTGCCGGTCAGTGGGGAGCAGCCTTAAGCTATGCCGCTAAGATCTACGGTTTGGATTGCGCTGTCTATCAGGTAAAGATTACCATGCAGCAGAAGCCATATCGCTCAAGCATCATGCGTACATTTGGTGCTGTTGTCGAGGGTTCACCCTCTATGTCAACCCGTGCTGGTAAGGATATCCTGACCAAGGATCCTACCCACAGCGGATCTTTGGGTACTGCTATCTCTGAAGCCGTGGAACTGGCAACAACAACTCCCAATTGCAAATATACACTCGGTTCTGTGCTCAATCATGTTGGTCTGCACCAGACCATCATCGGTTTGGAGGCCGAGAAGCAGATGCAGATGGCAGGAGAATATCCTGATATCGTGATTGGCTGCTTCGGTGGCGGTAGTAACTTCGGTGGTATCTCTTTCCCCTTTATGCGCCACAACCTGAGCGGTGAGCGTCACACAGAATTCATTGCCGCCGAGCCCGACAGCTGTCCTAAGTTGACCCGCGGTCAGTTCCGCTACGACTTTGGCGACGAGGCAGGCTACACACCTCTGCTCCCCATGTTCACACTGGGTCATAACTTCAAGCCAAGCAACATCCACGCTGGCGGTCTGCGCTATCATGGTGCCGGCATGATTATCTCGCAGTTGATTAAGGACGGTCTAATGCACGGTGTAGATATTCCTCAGCTCGAGACCTTCGAGGCAGGTATGCTCTTTGCCCGCACGGAGGGTATTATCCCTGCTCCCGAGAGCACTCATGCCATCGCCGCAACCATCCGCGAGGCCAAGAAGTGCATTGAGACCGGCGAAGAGAAGGTTATCCTGTTCAACCTCTCTGGTCACGGACTCATCGATATGCCCAGCTACGAGGCCTATATCAAGGGTGATTTGCAGAACTACACTGTAACCGACGAGATGATTGCCGAAAACCTGGCAGAACTTGACAACCAGAAATAA
- the trxB gene encoding thioredoxin-disulfide reductase: MKTKCLIIGSGPAGYTAAIYASRANLNPIEYSGMQPGGQLTQTTEVENFPGYPNGVDGNQMMMDLREQAERFGTDIRDGVITKVDFSKAPYKAWDDSNNEIEADTVIIATGASAKYLGLDDERKYNGMGVSACATCDGFFYRKKTVAVVGGGDTACEDSLYLSGLCKKVYLIVRKNYLRASKVMQQRVMERENIEILFEHNTIGLFGEDGVEGAHLVKRKGEPDEQFVDIAIDGFFLAIGHKPNTDIFKEWLETDEVGYLKKIDGTPKTKIPGIFVAGDCADPTYRQAISAAGTGCQAAIEAERYLLA, encoded by the coding sequence ATGAAGACGAAATGCTTGATTATTGGTAGCGGTCCTGCAGGCTATACAGCAGCAATCTATGCATCCAGAGCCAATCTGAATCCCATAGAATATAGCGGTATGCAGCCTGGCGGTCAGCTCACACAGACTACCGAGGTAGAGAATTTCCCTGGCTATCCCAACGGCGTGGATGGCAATCAGATGATGATGGACCTGCGCGAACAGGCAGAACGCTTTGGCACAGATATCCGTGATGGTGTAATCACAAAGGTTGATTTCTCTAAGGCTCCCTATAAAGCATGGGACGACTCTAACAACGAGATTGAAGCCGACACAGTGATTATCGCCACTGGAGCATCAGCCAAATACCTGGGACTCGACGATGAGCGCAAATACAACGGCATGGGTGTAAGCGCTTGCGCCACCTGCGACGGATTCTTCTATCGCAAGAAGACCGTAGCAGTAGTAGGTGGTGGCGACACCGCATGTGAAGACTCCCTCTATCTGAGCGGTCTATGCAAAAAAGTATACCTGATTGTACGCAAGAACTATCTGCGCGCTTCAAAAGTCATGCAGCAACGCGTTATGGAACGCGAGAACATTGAGATCCTGTTCGAGCATAACACTATCGGACTCTTTGGAGAAGACGGTGTAGAAGGTGCCCATCTGGTAAAGCGCAAGGGCGAGCCCGACGAACAATTTGTAGACATTGCCATTGACGGATTCTTCCTGGCTATCGGACACAAACCCAATACAGACATATTCAAGGAATGGCTTGAAACCGACGAGGTAGGCTACCTGAAAAAGATAGACGGTACACCCAAAACAAAGATTCCTGGAATATTCGTAGCAGGCGATTGCGCTGACCCCACCTATCGCCAGGCAATCAGTGCGGCAGGTACAGGTTGTCAGGCTGCAATAGAAGCAGAAAGATACTTATTAGCATAA
- a CDS encoding Hsp20/alpha crystallin family protein, with protein sequence MTPMMRTNNWIPTVFNDFFDTDFMPRANCTAPAINVKETDKAYVVELAAPGMKKEDFNVHINDEGNLIVKMEKKNENKEEDKSARYLRREFSYSKFEQTLLLPDDVKREDIKAHVENGVLTVELPKQVEEKVKLSRQIEIG encoded by the coding sequence ATGACACCAATGATGAGAACAAACAATTGGATTCCAACAGTATTCAATGATTTCTTTGATACCGACTTTATGCCGCGTGCAAACTGCACAGCCCCGGCCATTAACGTAAAAGAGACTGACAAGGCCTACGTTGTAGAACTGGCTGCTCCGGGTATGAAGAAAGAGGATTTCAACGTGCATATCAATGATGAGGGCAACCTGATCGTTAAGATGGAAAAGAAAAACGAAAATAAGGAGGAAGACAAGAGTGCCCGCTATCTGCGCCGCGAGTTTTCATATTCAAAGTTTGAACAGACACTGTTGTTGCCAGACGATGTGAAACGAGAGGATATCAAGGCTCATGTGGAAAACGGCGTGCTGACGGTAGAATTGCCAAAGCAGGTGGAGGAAAAGGTGAAACTGAGCCGCCAGATTGAGATAGGATAA
- a CDS encoding STAS domain-containing protein, translated as MKTTILEKDGELVAVFEGRLDTAAAVETEQALKPLYDCTGHNIVFDCNKLEYISSSGLRLLLGVLKNAKPKGSRVFITGINDDLRTVFAMTGFTNLFEFK; from the coding sequence ATGAAAACTACAATTTTGGAGAAGGATGGCGAGTTGGTCGCTGTGTTTGAGGGACGTTTGGACACTGCAGCAGCAGTAGAGACTGAGCAGGCTCTGAAGCCTCTGTATGATTGCACAGGCCATAACATCGTGTTCGATTGTAATAAACTGGAGTATATCTCTTCAAGTGGCTTGCGTTTGCTGCTTGGCGTACTGAAGAATGCCAAACCTAAGGGTAGCCGTGTGTTTATCACTGGTATCAATGATGATTTGCGTACGGTATTTGCCATGACAGGCTTTACCAATCTGTTTGAGTTTAAATGA
- a CDS encoding ATP-binding protein has protein sequence MTLTLRNDIQDVPLLAAFIDEVCETAGFNASVTMQMNLAMEEAVVNVMNYAYPKGVQGDIVIEAEEMGDRVRFVIIDGGTPFDPTAEADADTTLSAEERPIGGLGIFLVRQLMDTVSYEYKDGKNRLTLVKIK, from the coding sequence ATGACTTTAACTCTAAGAAATGATATTCAGGATGTGCCGCTGCTGGCTGCATTCATAGATGAGGTCTGCGAGACCGCAGGCTTTAATGCCTCAGTTACCATGCAGATGAACCTGGCTATGGAAGAGGCTGTGGTCAACGTGATGAACTATGCTTATCCAAAAGGTGTGCAGGGTGATATAGTCATTGAAGCAGAGGAGATGGGTGATCGTGTGCGATTTGTTATTATTGATGGTGGCACGCCATTTGATCCAACAGCTGAGGCTGACGCTGATACGACGCTATCGGCAGAGGAACGTCCTATTGGTGGACTGGGTATCTTCCTGGTGCGCCAGTTGATGGATACCGTCAGTTATGAATATAAAGATGGTAAGAACAGACTGACACTCGTGAAGATAAAATAG
- a CDS encoding sensor histidine kinase, which yields MENRRLFVLFISVFFGCVSLMAEKSELHQRAEAEAASHHVASARSLYIRAFEGYVAKGQMEDGVTCGVKATVLYYQENFWKEAFDLLRRVDQSIAAGHGMASSKAALRYQTSKERMQMYMKMRKSDRVKEQLAAMEANVNQANDESLKNDLLYHKAIYYYTFGQTSQGNAVFKEMAAKLTAEGDYDKVDKVYQTLLASGRQSNNAGMLNQAYSSYMVWKDSVTAIKTAAERDSLKQVIANNEQIIADKDDSLSARQLTISGLIVLAVVLAVVLVLGAMVLMRYMVTTRKQKKTIELANESNALKAKFISNISSQLEPTLNKLDDSKPEVKALLRFSEHIQTLSDVENKSADTDDFQDTQVQPLCESLIEEIQPKVKDNVSLTMTVPKMEVKLHKEYITYVLRHLLKNAAVYTPAEGKITLEFKKRSPHTYQFLITNTGSVIPQEKREDVFKPFLEIKDLTEGDGLGLPICKQMALKMNADLDIDPAFTKGTRFVLNLHV from the coding sequence ATGGAAAACAGAAGATTATTTGTATTATTCATAAGTGTATTCTTTGGTTGTGTGAGCCTGATGGCTGAGAAAAGCGAACTGCATCAGCGTGCAGAGGCTGAAGCTGCCAGTCATCATGTTGCCAGCGCCCGTTCTTTGTATATCCGTGCTTTTGAAGGTTATGTGGCTAAAGGTCAGATGGAGGATGGTGTGACATGTGGCGTGAAAGCTACGGTGCTATATTATCAGGAAAATTTCTGGAAAGAGGCTTTTGACTTGCTACGTCGTGTCGATCAGTCTATTGCTGCAGGTCATGGCATGGCCAGCAGTAAGGCAGCCTTGCGTTATCAGACTTCTAAAGAGCGCATGCAGATGTATATGAAGATGCGCAAGAGTGATCGTGTGAAGGAACAGTTGGCTGCGATGGAGGCAAACGTGAACCAGGCGAATGATGAGAGCCTGAAAAACGACCTGCTTTATCATAAGGCCATTTATTACTATACCTTCGGACAGACGTCACAGGGTAATGCTGTATTTAAGGAAATGGCTGCAAAACTGACCGCTGAAGGTGATTACGACAAGGTAGATAAGGTTTATCAGACTTTGTTGGCCAGCGGACGTCAGAGTAATAACGCTGGTATGCTGAATCAGGCATATAGCAGTTATATGGTATGGAAAGACTCTGTGACAGCGATTAAGACGGCAGCAGAACGCGATAGCCTGAAACAGGTGATTGCTAACAATGAGCAGATTATAGCTGATAAGGACGATTCGTTGTCGGCACGTCAGTTGACCATCTCAGGACTTATTGTGCTGGCTGTGGTGCTGGCGGTAGTGCTGGTATTGGGAGCTATGGTGCTGATGCGCTATATGGTGACCACCCGTAAGCAGAAGAAAACCATAGAACTGGCTAACGAGAGCAATGCCCTGAAGGCGAAGTTTATCAGCAATATCTCATCGCAGCTGGAGCCTACGCTGAATAAACTGGATGATTCGAAACCAGAGGTGAAGGCACTGCTGAGATTCTCAGAACATATCCAGACGTTATCGGACGTTGAGAATAAGTCGGCCGATACGGATGATTTCCAGGATACGCAGGTACAGCCTCTGTGCGAGAGCCTGATAGAGGAGATACAGCCAAAGGTGAAGGATAACGTGTCACTGACTATGACGGTGCCCAAGATGGAGGTGAAACTCCACAAAGAGTATATCACTTATGTCTTACGTCATTTGCTGAAAAATGCGGCAGTATATACGCCAGCAGAGGGAAAAATCACATTGGAGTTCAAAAAGCGCAGTCCTCATACCTATCAGTTCCTGATTACGAATACGGGTTCTGTGATTCCTCAGGAGAAACGTGAAGACGTGTTCAAGCCTTTCCTTGAGATAAAGGACCTGACTGAAGGTGACGGACTTGGATTGCCTATCTGTAAACAGATGGCTTTGAAGATGAATGCCGATCTGGATATTGATCCCGCATTTACCAAGGGTACGCGCTTCGTACTGAATCTACATGTGTAA